One stretch of Oncorhynchus gorbuscha isolate QuinsamMale2020 ecotype Even-year linkage group LG21, OgorEven_v1.0, whole genome shotgun sequence DNA includes these proteins:
- the LOC124007734 gene encoding mucin-5AC-like isoform X2, which produces MELGVFLIMIFSGSLCSVTSTTTDPNMTTTTEAPTTATTAAPTTTTTDPSTTTTVAPTPTTTLPAMTTTTTAPTTTTAAPSTTTTAAPSTTTTATPSTTTTEAPSTTTTATPTTTTTAAPTTTTAAPTTTITAVPSVATSAVPSVATSAAPSTTTTADPTTTTTAAPTTTTTAAPTTTITAVPSVATSAAPSITTTAAPTTTTTVAPSTTTTAPSTTTTAPSTTTTAAPTTTTTAAPTTTTTATPTTTTTAAPTTTTAAPTTTTTVAPSTTTAAPSTTTTVAPTTTITAVPSVATSAAPSTTTTAAPTTTTTAAPSTTTAAPSTTTTVAPTTTITAVPSVATSAVPSVATSAAPSTTTTAAPTTTTTAAPTTTITAVPSAATSAVPSVATSAAPSTTTTAAPTTTTTAAPTTTITTVPSAATSAVPSVATSAAPSTTTTAAPTTTITAVPSVVTSAAPSITTTAAPTTTTTVAPSTTTTAPSTTTTAPSTTTTAAPSTTTTAAPTTTTTAAPTTTTTAAPSTTTTATPTTTTTAAPTTTTTVAPSTTTTAAPTTTTTAAPTTTTTVAPTTTTTVAPTTTITAAPSTTTTATPTTTTTAAPTTTTTVAPSTTTTAAPTTTTTAAPTTTTTAAPTTTTTVAPTTTTTVAPSTTTTAAPTTTTTAAPTTTTTVAPTTTTTVAPTTTITAVPSVATSAAPSITTTAAPTTTTTVAPTTTTTVAPTTTITAAPSTTTTATPTTTTTAAPTTTTTVAPSTTTTADPTTTTTAAPTTTTTVAPTTTTTVAPTTTITAVPSVATSAAPSITTTAAPTTTTTVAPSTTTTAPSTTTTAPSTTTTAAPSTTTTAAPTTATTAAPTTTTTAAPSTTTAAPSTTTTAAPTTTITAAPSITTTAAPSTTTTAPSTTTTAPNTTTTAPNTTTTAPNTTTTAPNTTTIHLANFTTTTKLPKTTQMSTTTTSAGQSTTNSGFSYRFVLRVKFSMTTVQTESEILNQLHEYLIRQGLPLDSTLRLTFIQS; this is translated from the exons atggaacTTGGGGTGTTTCTCATCATGATTTTCTCAG GCAGCCTGTGCTCTGTAACAAGCACAACCACAGATCCTAATATGACAACCACAACTGAGGCTCCTACTACAGCAACAACTGccgctcctactacaacaaccacagatccttctacaaccacaactgtagctcctactcCAACAACCACACTTCCTGCTATGACAACTACAAccacagctcctactacaacaactgcagctcccagtacaacaacaactgcagctcctagtACAACAACCACTGCAACTCCTAgtacaacaacaactgaagctcCTAGTACAACAACCACTGCAactcctactacgacaaccactgcagctccgactacgacaactgcagctcctactacgacaATAACTGCAGTCCCTAGTGTAGCAACATCTGCAGTCCCTAGTGTAGCAACATCTGCAGCTCCTAGTACAACAACCACTGCAGATCCTACTACGACAACAACCGcagctcctactacgacaaccactgcagctcctactacgacaATAACTGCAGTTCCTAGTGTAGCAACATCTGCAGCTCCTAGTATAACAACAACCGcagctcctactacgacaacaactgtagctcctagtACAACTACTACAGCTCCTAGTACAACTACTACAGCTCCTAGTacaacaaccactgcagctcctactacgacaacaactgcagctcctactacgacaaccactgcaactcctactacgacaaccactgcagctccgactacgacaactgcagctcctactacgacaacaactgtagctcctagtacaacaactgcagctcctagtacaacaacaactgtagctcctactacGACAATAACTGCAGTTCCTAGTGTAGCAACATCTGCAGCTCCTAGTacaacaaccactgcagctcctactacgacaacAACCGCAGCTCCTAgtacaacaactgcagctcctagtACAACAACGACTGTAGCTCCTACTACGACAATAACTGCAGTTCCTAGTGTAGCAACATCTGCAGTTCCTAGTGTAGCAACATCTGCAGCTCCTAGTacaacaaccactgcagctcctactacgacaacAACCGCAGCTCCTACTACGACAATAACTGCAGTTCCTAGTGCAGCAACATCTGCAGTTCCTAGTGTAGCAACATCTGCAGCTCCTAGTacaacaaccactgcagctcctactacgacaacAACCGCAGCTCCTACTACGACAATAACTACAGTTCCTAGTGCAGCAACATCTGCAGTTCCTAGTGTAGCAACATCTGCAGCTCCTAGTacaacaaccactgcagctcctactacgacaATAACTGCAGTTCCTAGTGTAGTAACATCTGCAGCTCCTAGTATAACAACAACCGcagctcctactacgacaacaactgtagctcctagtACAACTACTACAGCTCCTAGTACAACTACTACAGCTCCTAGTacaacaaccactgcagctcctagtacaacaaccactgcagctcctactacgacaacaactgcagctcctactacgacaacaactgcagctcctagtACAACAACCACTGCAactcctactacgacaaccactgcagctccgaCTAcgacaacaactgtagctcctagtacaacaaccactgcagctcctactacgacaacaaccgcagctcctactacgacaacaactgtagctcctactacaacaacaactgtagctcctactacGACAATAACTGCAGCTCCTAGTACAACAACCACTGCAactcctactacgacaaccactgcagctcctactacgacaacAACTGTTGCTCCTAGTacaacaaccactgcagctcctactacgacaacaaccgcagctcctactacgacaacaaccgcagctcctactacgacaacaactgtagctcctactacaacaacaactgtagctcctagtacaacaaccactgcagctcctactacgacaacaaccgcagctcctactacgacaacaactgtagctcctactacaacaacaactgtagctcctactacGACAATAACTGCAGTTCCTAGTGTAGCAACATCTGCAGCTCCTAGTATAACAACAACCGcagctcctactacgacaacaactgtagctcctactacaacaacaactgtagctcctactacGACAATAACTGCAGCTCCTAGTACAACAACCACTGCAactcctactacgacaaccactgcagctcctactacgacaacaactgtagctcctagtACAACAACCACTGCAGATCCTACTACGACAACAACCGcagctcctactacgacaacaactgtagctcctactacaacaacaactgtagctcctactacGACAATAACTGCAGTTCCTAGTGTAGCAACATCTGCAGCTCCTAGTATAACAACAACCGcagctcctactacgacaacaactgtagctcctagtACAACTACTACAGCTCCTAGTACAACTACTACAGCTCCTAGTacaacaaccactgcagctcctagtacaacaaccactgcagctcctactacggcaacaactgcagctcctactacgacaacaactgcagctcctagtacaacaactgcagctcctagtacaacaacaactgcagctcctactacgacaATAACTGCAGCTCCTAGTAtaacaaccactgcagctcctagTACAACTACTACAGCTCCTAGTACAActactacagctcctaatacaacaactacagctcctaatacaacaactacagctcctaatacaacaactacagctcctaatacaacaacaataCATTTAGCTAATTTCACAACCACTACTAAGCTACCAAAAACTACACAAATGAGCACTACAACTACATCTGCCGGACAGTCAACCACAAATAGTGGGTTTA GTTATAGGTTTGTACTGAGGGTGAAATTTTCCATGACGACAGTCCAAACCGAATCTGAGATCTTGAATCAG CTTCATGAGTATCTGATCAGACAAGGGCTGCCATTGGACTCTACACTGCGATTGACATTCATTCAG
- the LOC124007734 gene encoding mucin-5AC-like isoform X1 → MELGVFLIMIFSVIGSLCSVTSTTTDPNMTTTTEAPTTATTAAPTTTTTDPSTTTTVAPTPTTTLPAMTTTTTAPTTTTAAPSTTTTAAPSTTTTATPSTTTTEAPSTTTTATPTTTTTAAPTTTTAAPTTTITAVPSVATSAVPSVATSAAPSTTTTADPTTTTTAAPTTTTTAAPTTTITAVPSVATSAAPSITTTAAPTTTTTVAPSTTTTAPSTTTTAPSTTTTAAPTTTTTAAPTTTTTATPTTTTTAAPTTTTAAPTTTTTVAPSTTTAAPSTTTTVAPTTTITAVPSVATSAAPSTTTTAAPTTTTTAAPSTTTAAPSTTTTVAPTTTITAVPSVATSAVPSVATSAAPSTTTTAAPTTTTTAAPTTTITAVPSAATSAVPSVATSAAPSTTTTAAPTTTTTAAPTTTITTVPSAATSAVPSVATSAAPSTTTTAAPTTTITAVPSVVTSAAPSITTTAAPTTTTTVAPSTTTTAPSTTTTAPSTTTTAAPSTTTTAAPTTTTTAAPTTTTTAAPSTTTTATPTTTTTAAPTTTTTVAPSTTTTAAPTTTTTAAPTTTTTVAPTTTTTVAPTTTITAAPSTTTTATPTTTTTAAPTTTTTVAPSTTTTAAPTTTTTAAPTTTTTAAPTTTTTVAPTTTTTVAPSTTTTAAPTTTTTAAPTTTTTVAPTTTTTVAPTTTITAVPSVATSAAPSITTTAAPTTTTTVAPTTTTTVAPTTTITAAPSTTTTATPTTTTTAAPTTTTTVAPSTTTTADPTTTTTAAPTTTTTVAPTTTTTVAPTTTITAVPSVATSAAPSITTTAAPTTTTTVAPSTTTTAPSTTTTAPSTTTTAAPSTTTTAAPTTATTAAPTTTTTAAPSTTTAAPSTTTTAAPTTTITAAPSITTTAAPSTTTTAPSTTTTAPNTTTTAPNTTTTAPNTTTTAPNTTTIHLANFTTTTKLPKTTQMSTTTTSAGQSTTNSGFSYRFVLRVKFSMTTVQTESEILNQLHEYLIRQGLPLDSTLRLTFIQS, encoded by the exons atggaacTTGGGGTGTTTCTCATCATGATTTTCTCAG TAATAGGCAGCCTGTGCTCTGTAACAAGCACAACCACAGATCCTAATATGACAACCACAACTGAGGCTCCTACTACAGCAACAACTGccgctcctactacaacaaccacagatccttctacaaccacaactgtagctcctactcCAACAACCACACTTCCTGCTATGACAACTACAAccacagctcctactacaacaactgcagctcccagtacaacaacaactgcagctcctagtACAACAACCACTGCAACTCCTAgtacaacaacaactgaagctcCTAGTACAACAACCACTGCAactcctactacgacaaccactgcagctccgactacgacaactgcagctcctactacgacaATAACTGCAGTCCCTAGTGTAGCAACATCTGCAGTCCCTAGTGTAGCAACATCTGCAGCTCCTAGTACAACAACCACTGCAGATCCTACTACGACAACAACCGcagctcctactacgacaaccactgcagctcctactacgacaATAACTGCAGTTCCTAGTGTAGCAACATCTGCAGCTCCTAGTATAACAACAACCGcagctcctactacgacaacaactgtagctcctagtACAACTACTACAGCTCCTAGTACAACTACTACAGCTCCTAGTacaacaaccactgcagctcctactacgacaacaactgcagctcctactacgacaaccactgcaactcctactacgacaaccactgcagctccgactacgacaactgcagctcctactacgacaacaactgtagctcctagtacaacaactgcagctcctagtacaacaacaactgtagctcctactacGACAATAACTGCAGTTCCTAGTGTAGCAACATCTGCAGCTCCTAGTacaacaaccactgcagctcctactacgacaacAACCGCAGCTCCTAgtacaacaactgcagctcctagtACAACAACGACTGTAGCTCCTACTACGACAATAACTGCAGTTCCTAGTGTAGCAACATCTGCAGTTCCTAGTGTAGCAACATCTGCAGCTCCTAGTacaacaaccactgcagctcctactacgacaacAACCGCAGCTCCTACTACGACAATAACTGCAGTTCCTAGTGCAGCAACATCTGCAGTTCCTAGTGTAGCAACATCTGCAGCTCCTAGTacaacaaccactgcagctcctactacgacaacAACCGCAGCTCCTACTACGACAATAACTACAGTTCCTAGTGCAGCAACATCTGCAGTTCCTAGTGTAGCAACATCTGCAGCTCCTAGTacaacaaccactgcagctcctactacgacaATAACTGCAGTTCCTAGTGTAGTAACATCTGCAGCTCCTAGTATAACAACAACCGcagctcctactacgacaacaactgtagctcctagtACAACTACTACAGCTCCTAGTACAACTACTACAGCTCCTAGTacaacaaccactgcagctcctagtacaacaaccactgcagctcctactacgacaacaactgcagctcctactacgacaacaactgcagctcctagtACAACAACCACTGCAactcctactacgacaaccactgcagctccgaCTAcgacaacaactgtagctcctagtacaacaaccactgcagctcctactacgacaacaaccgcagctcctactacgacaacaactgtagctcctactacaacaacaactgtagctcctactacGACAATAACTGCAGCTCCTAGTACAACAACCACTGCAactcctactacgacaaccactgcagctcctactacgacaacAACTGTTGCTCCTAGTacaacaaccactgcagctcctactacgacaacaaccgcagctcctactacgacaacaaccgcagctcctactacgacaacaactgtagctcctactacaacaacaactgtagctcctagtacaacaaccactgcagctcctactacgacaacaaccgcagctcctactacgacaacaactgtagctcctactacaacaacaactgtagctcctactacGACAATAACTGCAGTTCCTAGTGTAGCAACATCTGCAGCTCCTAGTATAACAACAACCGcagctcctactacgacaacaactgtagctcctactacaacaacaactgtagctcctactacGACAATAACTGCAGCTCCTAGTACAACAACCACTGCAactcctactacgacaaccactgcagctcctactacgacaacaactgtagctcctagtACAACAACCACTGCAGATCCTACTACGACAACAACCGcagctcctactacgacaacaactgtagctcctactacaacaacaactgtagctcctactacGACAATAACTGCAGTTCCTAGTGTAGCAACATCTGCAGCTCCTAGTATAACAACAACCGcagctcctactacgacaacaactgtagctcctagtACAACTACTACAGCTCCTAGTACAACTACTACAGCTCCTAGTacaacaaccactgcagctcctagtacaacaaccactgcagctcctactacggcaacaactgcagctcctactacgacaacaactgcagctcctagtacaacaactgcagctcctagtacaacaacaactgcagctcctactacgacaATAACTGCAGCTCCTAGTAtaacaaccactgcagctcctagTACAACTACTACAGCTCCTAGTACAActactacagctcctaatacaacaactacagctcctaatacaacaactacagctcctaatacaacaactacagctcctaatacaacaacaataCATTTAGCTAATTTCACAACCACTACTAAGCTACCAAAAACTACACAAATGAGCACTACAACTACATCTGCCGGACAGTCAACCACAAATAGTGGGTTTA GTTATAGGTTTGTACTGAGGGTGAAATTTTCCATGACGACAGTCCAAACCGAATCTGAGATCTTGAATCAG CTTCATGAGTATCTGATCAGACAAGGGCTGCCATTGGACTCTACACTGCGATTGACATTCATTCAG